The DNA region AGGTATCTAAATTTTACGAAAAGTTACCTAAGCCGCACGCATTGGCCGTACAGGAATGGCTTACCGATAAAATTTATTTTAGAAATACAGAAGAAGATTCTAAATAATTATTTCTAAATTTAATCACCATTTAGCAAACTCCAAAACCGTTTTTAAAAATGGCTTTGGAGTTTGTTTGGTTATTGTTGAAAAGGAATTCCTCGACGTTCTGCGTCGGGGTATTAGTTGAAATTGTCATTCCTGTGTGGTCACTGAGCGAAGTCGAAGTGAAAACGGGAATCTAGGATTTTATTTTCATGAGTATTTTAAGCGGAAAAAACATACTATTGGGAGTTACCGGTGGCATTGCGGCCTATAAAACAGCATGGCTGGTTAGACTGTTGGTTAAGGCCAACGCCAACGTAAAAGTAGTAATGACCCCGGCTGCCAAAGATTTTATTACACCGCTAACGCTTTCCACGCTTTCAAAGCATCCAGTACATTCGTCTTTTACCAATGAAGAAGATGAAAATGCCGTTTGGAACAACCATGTCGATTTGGGTTTGTGGGCCGATTTGTTTGTTATCGCGCCGGCTACCGCAAATACGCTTTCAAAGATGGCTAATGGAGTTTGTGATAATTTATTGATGGCGACGTATCTGTCAGCTAAATGCCCCGTGTATTTCGCTCCAGCCATGGATCTGGATATGTACAAACACGAAAGTACCTTGCGTTCGTTGGATACTTTAAAAAGCTACGGGAATATCATGATTCCTGCCGAAAGCGGGGAATTAGCCAGCGGATTGGTAGGCGAGGGTCGAATGGCCGAGCCTGAAACTATCGTTGGTTTCATTGAAAATGATATTTTAGGAAAATTGCCGTTACGCGGAAAAAAGGTGTTGATTACGGCTGGGCCAACTTACGAAGCCATAGATCCCGTGCGTTTTATTGGTAATCATTCCAGCGGCAAAATGGGCTTTGAAATTGCCAAAGCAGCCGCCAACCTTGGTGCAGAAGTGATTTTGGTTTCAGGGCCAACGCACCAAAAAGCATCACATAGTTTAATTGAAGTGATTCCGGTAACCAGTGCTCAAGACATGTATGAGGCCGTTCATCAATATTTTGAAAGTGTTGACGTGGCCATCCTTTCAGCGGCGGTGGCCGATTTCACCCCAAAAGAAGTTGCCCAACAAAAAATAAAAAAGAAGTCCGATACGTTAACTTTAGAGTTGACCAAAACCAAGGATATTTTGGCATCTTTGGGCGACATTAAAAAACAACAATATTTGGTCGGTTTTGCGTTGGAAACCCATAATGAATTGGAAAACGCAAAAGGAAAACTAAAAAAGAAAAATTTAAACTTAATTGTTTTAAATTCGTTAAATGATAAAGGTGCCGGATTTAAAGGCGACACCAATAAAGTGACTTTTATTGACCGTAAAAATCAAATCACTGAGTTCGAGTTAAAATCTAAAGCTGAAGTGGCGGCCGATTTAATGAATAAAATTATATCTGAGATTGATGCGTAACATACTGTTTTTATTTATATTTTGTTTTTCCGTAAACGGGTTTTCACAAGAATTGAATTGCAATTTAGTCGTGAATGCCGAACAAACGGGCAACGAAAACTTTCCCATTTTTAAAACACTCGAAAAAGAACTCACCGAGTTTGTGAACAACAGAAAATGGACCAATAAAACCTTTAAACCACAGGAGCGCATCAATTGCAGTATGGTCATTAACATCAGCAATTACAGTGGCGAAACCTTTCAAGGAACGCTTCAAGTGCAATCGTCACGCCCAGTTTACGGCTCGTCATTCAGTACGCCGGTTTATAATTTCAATGATAAAGATTTTACATTTCGGTATTTGGAATATCAGAATTTAATTTACAATCCGTCGCAATTCGAGTCGAATTTAGTATCGGTTTTAGCCTATCATATTTACATGATTTTAGCTTTAGATGCCGATACTTTTGAACAAAATGGTGGCGACGAATATTACAAACAGGCGCAAATTATTACCAATTATTCGCAGCAAGGCAATTTTAAAGGCTGGAAGGTTGAAGACGGCCTACAAAGCCGCTTCGCTCTAATCGATAATGTATTGTCGCCTACTTTTAAAGAATATCGCGATGTGCTATACACCTATCACCGTAAAGGTTTAGATGTAATGAGCGACAATGTTAAACAGGGAAAGGA from Tamlana crocina includes:
- the coaBC gene encoding bifunctional phosphopantothenoylcysteine decarboxylase/phosphopantothenate--cysteine ligase CoaBC → MSILSGKNILLGVTGGIAAYKTAWLVRLLVKANANVKVVMTPAAKDFITPLTLSTLSKHPVHSSFTNEEDENAVWNNHVDLGLWADLFVIAPATANTLSKMANGVCDNLLMATYLSAKCPVYFAPAMDLDMYKHESTLRSLDTLKSYGNIMIPAESGELASGLVGEGRMAEPETIVGFIENDILGKLPLRGKKVLITAGPTYEAIDPVRFIGNHSSGKMGFEIAKAAANLGAEVILVSGPTHQKASHSLIEVIPVTSAQDMYEAVHQYFESVDVAILSAAVADFTPKEVAQQKIKKKSDTLTLELTKTKDILASLGDIKKQQYLVGFALETHNELENAKGKLKKKNLNLIVLNSLNDKGAGFKGDTNKVTFIDRKNQITEFELKSKAEVAADLMNKIISEIDA
- a CDS encoding DUF4835 family protein, which encodes MRNILFLFIFCFSVNGFSQELNCNLVVNAEQTGNENFPIFKTLEKELTEFVNNRKWTNKTFKPQERINCSMVINISNYSGETFQGTLQVQSSRPVYGSSFSTPVYNFNDKDFTFRYLEYQNLIYNPSQFESNLVSVLAYHIYMILALDADTFEQNGGDEYYKQAQIITNYSQQGNFKGWKVEDGLQSRFALIDNVLSPTFKEYRDVLYTYHRKGLDVMSDNVKQGKDEIASSLQSFQAMNSRRPNSFLLRTFFDAKADEIEQIFTDGPNVNIAKVKETLQKVAPMHNSKWQNIKF